One Nostoc punctiforme PCC 73102 DNA window includes the following coding sequences:
- a CDS encoding CPBP family intramembrane glutamic endopeptidase — MQNAPALVIVMAFFACWIVCWLPVAAVSAILLNWQPPKPLQPEQKMPLLLSLYLLAPLILWGVSWLTNKSFSNYGFVGNLSDFGSLALGFALGVVSLAIVFSGQFGLGWCYFEKTNFKLLLPILLPIFLIALLVGGIEELVFRGFLFTELVQDYPVWVAAAISSLIFALLHLVWEQRETAPQLPGLWLMGMVLVLARFADRNNLGLALGLHAGWVWAIATLDTAELITYTGKASDWFTGKNKKPLAGLAGIICVLGTGISIWLFSKYF; from the coding sequence ATGCAAAATGCACCAGCACTAGTTATAGTGATGGCATTTTTTGCTTGCTGGATAGTTTGTTGGTTGCCAGTCGCAGCAGTATCAGCAATATTACTCAATTGGCAACCCCCTAAACCTTTGCAGCCAGAGCAAAAGATGCCATTACTGCTGTCACTTTACCTATTAGCTCCCCTGATTCTGTGGGGAGTTAGTTGGCTTACCAATAAATCTTTTTCGAATTACGGCTTTGTTGGGAATCTTTCAGATTTTGGTTCTTTAGCATTAGGTTTCGCTTTGGGAGTGGTAAGCCTAGCGATTGTATTTAGTGGGCAATTCGGATTAGGTTGGTGTTATTTTGAAAAAACGAATTTTAAGTTACTATTACCCATCTTGCTACCGATTTTCTTGATAGCATTGTTGGTCGGTGGGATAGAAGAGTTAGTTTTTCGGGGGTTTCTGTTCACTGAATTAGTACAGGATTATCCAGTTTGGGTAGCAGCAGCAATTTCTAGCTTGATTTTTGCCTTACTACATTTGGTTTGGGAGCAACGTGAAACTGCACCACAACTCCCAGGATTGTGGCTGATGGGAATGGTGTTGGTGTTGGCACGTTTTGCCGATCGCAACAATTTGGGTTTAGCTTTGGGACTACACGCGGGATGGGTATGGGCGATCGCAACCCTAGATACAGCAGAATTAATTACTTACACAGGTAAAGCCTCTGACTGGTTCACAGGTAAGAATAAAAAACCCCTAGCGGGTTTGGCAGGAATTATTTGTGTACTGGGAACTGGAATAAGTATTTGGCTTTTCTCTAAGTATTTTTAA
- a CDS encoding AbrB family transcriptional regulator, protein MTETATAPLTGKALLAKVKELSTLPRRERAKQCGYYTVTKNNQVRVNLTDFYDALLSARGIPLSPEAPKDGRGREPTYRVSVHQNGQIVIGATYTKAMGLKSGDEFEIRLGYKHIHLIQLGESDKKLTSPDIDSDESDEDLEDEE, encoded by the coding sequence ATGACTGAAACTGCAACCGCGCCATTAACCGGAAAAGCACTACTTGCGAAAGTAAAAGAACTTTCCACTTTGCCACGCCGAGAAAGAGCTAAACAGTGCGGCTATTACACTGTTACTAAGAATAACCAGGTTCGTGTCAATCTCACCGATTTTTATGACGCTTTGCTATCGGCTAGAGGAATTCCTCTAAGTCCAGAAGCACCTAAAGATGGTCGTGGTCGCGAACCGACATATCGGGTTAGTGTCCATCAAAATGGTCAGATTGTGATTGGTGCTACATATACCAAAGCAATGGGCTTAAAGTCTGGAGATGAATTTGAAATTAGGTTGGGATACAAGCATATTCACTTGATTCAACTTGGTGAAAGTGATAAAAAACTAACCTCACCAGATATAGACTCCGACGAATCGGACGAAGATTTGGAAGACGAAGAGTAA
- a CDS encoding succinate dehydrogenase/fumarate reductase iron-sulfur subunit, with product MEVIFKVIRQQQNSSPIVQTYLVEAEPGNTILDCLNHIKWEQDGTLAFRKNCRNTICGSCAMRINGRSALACKENVGSELARLQQIPSSQSKVNVIPEITIAPLGNMPVIKDLVVDMSSFWNNLEAVAPYVSTAARQVPEREFLQTPQERSRLDQTGNCIMCGACYSECNAREVDPNFVGPHALAKAYRMVADSRDSDTENRLASYNEGTKGVWGCTRCLYCDSVCPMEVAPLEQITKIKQEILTHKEASDSRSIRHRKVLVDLVKEGGWIDERQFGLQVVGNYFKDLRGLLSLAPLGLRMLLRGKFPLSFEPSEGTEQVRSLIESVQQVEGNRQ from the coding sequence ATGGAAGTTATTTTTAAGGTCATCCGACAGCAACAAAATTCCTCCCCTATTGTGCAAACCTATCTTGTAGAGGCAGAACCAGGTAATACAATCCTGGATTGTCTCAATCATATTAAGTGGGAGCAAGATGGAACGTTGGCATTTCGCAAAAATTGCCGTAATACCATTTGTGGTAGCTGTGCTATGCGAATTAATGGGCGTTCGGCTTTAGCTTGCAAGGAAAATGTTGGCAGTGAACTTGCTAGATTACAACAAATACCATCATCCCAAAGTAAAGTAAATGTCATTCCTGAAATCACGATCGCACCTCTCGGTAATATGCCCGTGATTAAAGATTTGGTTGTAGATATGAGCAGTTTCTGGAATAATTTAGAGGCAGTTGCTCCTTATGTGAGTACGGCAGCACGACAAGTACCAGAAAGAGAGTTTTTACAAACACCACAAGAGCGATCGCGCCTCGATCAAACTGGCAACTGTATTATGTGTGGTGCATGTTACTCTGAATGCAACGCCCGTGAAGTTGATCCAAACTTTGTTGGTCCCCATGCCCTTGCCAAAGCTTACCGAATGGTAGCTGATTCCCGCGATAGCGACACTGAAAATCGTTTAGCAAGCTACAACGAAGGTACTAAAGGCGTATGGGGTTGCACTCGTTGTTTATATTGCGATTCAGTTTGTCCAATGGAAGTTGCACCATTAGAACAAATCACCAAAATTAAACAAGAAATTCTCACCCATAAAGAAGCCAGCGATAGTCGCTCAATTCGTCACCGGAAAGTATTGGTGGATTTAGTTAAAGAAGGTGGTTGGATTGATGAACGTCAATTTGGTTTACAAGTTGTTGGTAACTACTTTAAGGATTTAAGAGGATTACTCAGTCTTGCACCCCTCGGTTTGCGGATGCTCCTGCGAGGTAAGTTTCCCCTATCCTTTGAACCTTCAGAGGGGACAGAACAAGTGCGATCGCTCATTGAATCTGTGCAACAAGTTGAAGGGAATAGGCAATAG
- a CDS encoding TolB family protein → MKRVFFIPVFFCLSLLTGCFGYPRLLSYPFDPGGRSLNSLASELNPQISGRYIVFITDRRGSQDVYMFDTVTRDLVDLLGLNSFDAIANHPSVSQDGRYIVFAASRQGRSAIFLYERETRQSRNLTSNLQAEVRNPTISADGSRIAFESSNNGQWDVLVYDRYGRPLNIPQEPR, encoded by the coding sequence ATGAAACGTGTTTTTTTTATACCTGTATTTTTCTGCTTAAGTTTATTAACTGGGTGTTTTGGCTACCCTCGCCTTTTGAGTTATCCCTTTGATCCGGGGGGTCGGAGTCTCAATAGTTTAGCGTCAGAATTAAACCCCCAAATTTCTGGAAGATACATTGTTTTTATTACTGACCGACGCGGTAGCCAAGATGTTTATATGTTTGATACAGTGACTCGTGATTTGGTTGATTTGCTGGGTTTAAATTCCTTTGATGCGATCGCAAATCATCCTAGCGTTTCACAAGATGGTCGTTATATTGTGTTTGCGGCTAGCCGCCAGGGGCGATCGGCTATTTTTCTCTACGAGCGGGAAACACGCCAATCACGAAATTTGACTAGTAACCTACAAGCTGAAGTCCGCAACCCTACAATTAGCGCTGATGGTAGCAGGATTGCTTTTGAGTCTAGTAACAATGGGCAGTGGGATGTTTTAGTATATGACCGTTATGGGCGACCGTTGAATATACCTCAAGAACCGCGTTGA
- a CDS encoding TolB family protein encodes MEKFTPTFWLQRPIHWSLVFGLTSLLASCGSNNIPIGPTSLNSRYTEEQPALSGNGRFLAFVSNRNGNQQLLVFDLERQQFIGTPGINRAETIAESPSLSYTGRYIAYLTSDQGRPVVALYDRATQQSQIVTPTYRGWIRKPNISPDGRYVVFETASRGQWDIEVLDRGPNIELDIPNGATVGSPP; translated from the coding sequence GTGGAAAAATTTACGCCTACATTTTGGCTCCAAAGACCAATTCATTGGAGCCTGGTTTTTGGTTTAACAAGTTTGCTTGCATCTTGTGGTTCTAACAATATTCCCATAGGGCCTACTTCCCTCAACAGTCGCTACACCGAAGAGCAACCTGCTTTGAGTGGAAATGGGCGCTTTTTAGCGTTTGTATCTAATCGGAATGGTAATCAACAGCTATTGGTTTTCGATTTGGAGAGGCAACAGTTTATTGGCACACCGGGCATAAACCGAGCAGAGACAATTGCTGAAAGTCCTAGCTTGAGCTACACCGGGCGTTATATTGCTTATCTTACTAGTGACCAAGGTAGACCAGTGGTGGCACTTTACGATCGCGCTACACAACAGTCGCAAATCGTTACACCAACCTATCGCGGCTGGATCAGAAAACCAAATATTAGTCCAGATGGACGTTATGTTGTCTTTGAAACCGCTAGCCGTGGTCAGTGGGATATTGAAGTCCTAGACCGAGGGCCAAATATTGAGTTAGATATTCCTAATGGTGCAACCGTAGGTTCACCTCCGTAA
- a CDS encoding Ycf66 family protein, translating into MINFGLNSASFLAQVNFGANSASILGIFLAVAGAALYFLRTVRPELSRDQDIFFAAVGLLCGFILVFQGWRLDPILQFGQLLLVGTTVFFAVESIRLRSIATQQAKRNTPIVDEDRPVSDRYSYNDRRKYQAEMDADLDPLPYEDEEERPVRARIRGSRDEISTRDNYYEEQPPRRSERRNSSSNERQAPTDRTRRRTSGRPVNRPSETSEDENWGSSRQVDDWESSGGEVRKPSRRNNNGTQRPESREDDVAPRPRRRRPPTDSASRRPREDDEAIPTDYVPYNPIEKPNQGPDNSTDFDDDV; encoded by the coding sequence ATGATAAATTTTGGGCTGAACTCAGCCAGTTTTCTGGCTCAGGTAAATTTTGGGGCAAATTCAGCCAGTATTCTAGGAATTTTCCTGGCTGTGGCTGGGGCAGCACTGTATTTTCTCCGCACTGTGCGTCCAGAATTGTCACGGGATCAAGATATCTTTTTTGCGGCAGTTGGTTTGCTCTGCGGCTTTATTCTCGTGTTTCAAGGATGGCGGCTAGACCCGATTCTGCAATTTGGTCAACTGCTTTTAGTTGGCACAACTGTATTTTTTGCAGTTGAAAGTATTCGCCTGCGGAGTATAGCTACCCAGCAAGCAAAGCGTAACACTCCGATTGTGGACGAAGATCGACCGGTTAGCGATCGCTATTCCTACAACGATCGCAGAAAGTATCAAGCTGAAATGGATGCAGACTTAGATCCATTGCCTTATGAAGACGAGGAGGAACGCCCCGTGCGTGCCCGGATTCGGGGTAGCAGGGATGAAATTTCCACTCGTGATAACTACTACGAAGAGCAACCACCCCGTCGTTCGGAACGCCGCAACAGCAGCAGTAATGAAAGACAGGCTCCAACTGACAGAACGCGGCGGCGGACTTCTGGCCGTCCTGTGAATCGCCCTTCTGAAACCTCTGAAGATGAAAATTGGGGTTCATCTAGGCAAGTTGATGATTGGGAAAGTTCGGGAGGGGAAGTCAGAAAACCTTCTCGCCGTAATAATAACGGTACTCAACGTCCAGAAAGCCGGGAAGATGATGTTGCTCCTAGACCAAGAAGGCGTCGTCCACCCACAGACTCAGCTTCTCGAAGACCGCGCGAAGATGATGAGGCGATCCCAACTGATTATGTACCGTATAACCCGATTGAAAAGCCAAATCAGGGGCCAGATAATTCGACTGATTTTGATGACGATGTTTAA
- the psbX gene encoding photosystem II reaction center X protein: MTPSLANFLWSLLWGTAIVVIPVTVGLIFISQKDKIQRS; the protein is encoded by the coding sequence ATGACGCCTTCTTTAGCAAATTTTCTTTGGAGCCTGCTATGGGGTACTGCAATTGTTGTAATACCCGTTACAGTTGGTCTAATTTTCATTAGCCAAAAAGATAAAATTCAGCGTTCATAA
- a CDS encoding YggT family protein, protein MTGVDLTAWILGPVLGVMTFLFIFRIILTWYPQVNLNRLPFNLIAWPTEPFLVPLRKLVQPIGGVDITPIIWVGIFSLLREILLGQQGLLTMISRAN, encoded by the coding sequence ATGACTGGTGTTGACCTGACTGCTTGGATTCTTGGCCCTGTATTAGGGGTGATGACATTTTTATTTATATTTCGGATCATTCTCACTTGGTATCCGCAAGTGAATCTGAATCGTCTGCCCTTTAACTTAATAGCTTGGCCTACCGAACCATTTTTAGTGCCATTGCGAAAACTGGTACAACCTATAGGCGGAGTGGACATTACACCTATTATTTGGGTTGGTATCTTCAGCCTGCTACGAGAAATATTACTAGGTCAGCAAGGATTGCTGACTATGATATCTCGTGCGAATTAG
- the accC gene encoding acetyl-CoA carboxylase biotin carboxylase subunit: MKFDKILIANRGEIALRILRACEEMGIATVAVHSTVDRNALHVQLADEAVCIGEPASSKSYLNIPNIIAAALTRNATAIHPGYGFLAENARFAEICADHHIAFIGPTPEAIKLMGDKSTAKETMQKAGVPTVPGSEGLVESEEEGLKFAKEIGYPVMIKATAGGGGRGMRLVRSEDEFVKLFLAAQGEAGAAFGNSGVYIEKFIERPRHIEFQILADNYGNVIHLGERDCSIQRRNQKLLEESPSPALDEDLREKMGQAAVKAAQFINYSGAGTIEFLLDRSGKFYFMEMNTRIQVEHPVTEMVTGIDLVVEQIRIAQGERLKLSQEQVVLRGHSIECRINAEDPDHDFRPSPGRISGYLPPGGPGVRIDSHVYTDYQIPPYYDSLIGKLIVWAPDRPTAINRMKRALRECAITGLPTTIGFHQKIMETPQFLQGNVYTNFVQEMNG, from the coding sequence ATGAAGTTTGACAAAATATTAATTGCCAATCGGGGAGAAATCGCCCTTCGCATTCTCCGCGCCTGTGAAGAAATGGGAATTGCGACAGTCGCGGTTCACTCCACCGTTGACCGGAATGCTCTCCACGTCCAACTTGCTGATGAAGCGGTTTGCATTGGCGAACCTGCTAGCAGTAAAAGTTATTTGAATATTCCCAATATTATTGCTGCCGCATTGACGCGCAATGCGACTGCTATTCACCCAGGTTATGGCTTTTTGGCAGAAAATGCCCGGTTTGCGGAAATCTGTGCCGACCATCATATTGCTTTTATCGGCCCAACTCCAGAAGCTATCAAGCTGATGGGCGATAAATCCACTGCCAAAGAAACCATGCAAAAAGCTGGAGTCCCGACAGTACCAGGTAGTGAGGGGTTAGTAGAATCCGAGGAAGAAGGATTAAAATTTGCCAAGGAAATCGGCTATCCAGTGATGATTAAAGCCACAGCAGGTGGCGGTGGGCGAGGTATGCGCCTAGTCCGTTCTGAAGATGAATTTGTCAAACTTTTCTTGGCAGCGCAAGGGGAAGCAGGAGCAGCTTTTGGTAATTCTGGCGTTTACATCGAAAAATTTATTGAACGTCCCCGCCACATCGAATTTCAAATTTTGGCGGATAACTACGGTAATGTCATCCACTTGGGCGAACGAGATTGCTCAATTCAGCGCCGAAACCAAAAGTTACTAGAAGAATCCCCCAGTCCGGCTCTTGATGAAGACCTGCGTGAGAAAATGGGACAAGCTGCTGTCAAAGCTGCCCAATTCATTAATTACAGTGGGGCAGGTACTATCGAGTTTCTCTTGGATAGATCCGGTAAATTCTACTTTATGGAAATGAACACCCGGATTCAAGTAGAACATCCTGTAACAGAGATGGTTACTGGAATAGACTTAGTTGTTGAACAAATTCGGATTGCCCAAGGAGAAAGACTCAAGCTTTCTCAAGAGCAAGTAGTTTTGCGGGGCCATTCAATTGAGTGCCGAATCAACGCTGAAGACCCAGATCATGACTTTCGCCCTTCTCCTGGACGGATTAGTGGCTATCTCCCCCCTGGAGGCCCTGGTGTTAGGATTGATTCTCACGTTTACACCGATTACCAAATCCCGCCTTACTACGATTCCTTAATCGGCAAGTTAATTGTTTGGGCCCCAGACCGACCCACTGCTATTAACCGCATGAAACGCGCACTCCGGGAATGTGCAATTACTGGACTGCCTACCACTATTGGGTTTCATCAAAAAATCATGGAAACTCCACAATTTTTGCAGGGTAATGTCTATACAAATTTTGTCCAGGAGATGAACGGGTAA
- a CDS encoding chorismate lyase yields MSITFTPTNNLTQPAAWHRLTPIWQGGEEVIQKSLPHTQLAPAWQLMLLGDGSPTRHLELLTGEPVEVDVIDMSLIGMDLDAAPDLIQAVPGPRLRRQVWLRTASGQRLAYATSWWEASHVDEYLQNRSLPIWASLARLRTELYRDVRGIYYGDSSALESGFDVTGPFWGRHYLFWHHGQPLTLIYEVFSPYLTKYLGAMQLNSQNR; encoded by the coding sequence TTGAGTATTACTTTTACGCCGACAAACAACTTAACACAGCCAGCAGCTTGGCATCGCCTCACTCCGATTTGGCAAGGAGGGGAGGAAGTAATTCAAAAAAGTTTACCTCACACTCAGCTAGCACCTGCTTGGCAGCTCATGCTTTTGGGTGACGGCTCTCCAACACGTCACCTAGAATTGCTTACAGGCGAGCCTGTAGAAGTAGATGTCATTGATATGTCATTGATTGGCATGGATTTGGATGCCGCACCTGATTTAATCCAAGCTGTTCCAGGGCCGCGACTACGGCGACAAGTGTGGCTGCGGACTGCTTCTGGTCAACGATTAGCTTATGCTACCTCGTGGTGGGAAGCCAGTCATGTAGATGAGTATTTGCAAAATCGTTCATTACCAATTTGGGCAAGTTTAGCTCGTCTCCGCACAGAGTTATATCGGGATGTTCGAGGGATTTACTATGGTGACTCATCGGCGCTAGAGTCTGGTTTTGACGTAACTGGGCCTTTTTGGGGTCGCCACTACTTGTTTTGGCATCATGGACAGCCACTAACCTTAATTTATGAAGTTTTTTCGCCTTATTTAACTAAATATTTGGGAGCGATGCAATTGAATTCCCAAAATCGGTAA
- a CDS encoding Uma2 family endonuclease codes for MNTVVLNLEPIAHLSDEQFYQLCVANRDLSLEMNAAGELIIMPPVGGETGNQEAGLIADLEIWNRQAKLGKVFSSSTIFILPNGAKRSPDAAWIKLERWEALTPEQRKKFPPLVPDFLIELRSETDRLSQIQEKMQEYIKNGLRLGWLINPQDRQVEIYRLLKAVEVVQMPAIVSGEDILPGFELQL; via the coding sequence ATGAATACTGTTGTGCTAAATCTAGAACCGATTGCTCATTTAAGCGATGAGCAATTTTATCAATTGTGTGTTGCCAATCGTGATTTAAGCCTGGAAATGAATGCAGCCGGAGAATTAATAATTATGCCACCAGTCGGAGGAGAAACCGGGAATCAAGAAGCTGGACTGATCGCTGATTTAGAAATTTGGAATCGTCAAGCTAAATTAGGGAAAGTTTTTAGTTCTTCAACTATCTTTATACTTCCAAATGGTGCAAAACGTTCTCCTGATGCCGCTTGGATAAAATTGGAGCGATGGGAAGCTTTAACACCAGAACAACGAAAAAAATTCCCGCCACTTGTACCCGACTTTTTGATTGAACTGCGTTCGGAAACAGACCGGCTGTCACAGATTCAAGAGAAAATGCAGGAATATATCAAAAATGGTCTGCGTTTGGGTTGGCTGATTAATCCTCAAGATCGTCAAGTTGAAATTTACCGACTTTTGAAAGCTGTCGAAGTTGTGCAAATGCCGGCGATTGTTTCTGGAGAGGATATATTACCTGGATTTGAATTGCAATTATAG
- a CDS encoding DUF3352 domain-containing protein, whose protein sequence is MAPPLVSVPMKKNKKPSLVLTLSAAGLLIGAGSVAYWLLSQRQISSGDLLVGANIIPGDALFAVSLTTDPQQWQKLREFGTKETQAELDRNLVELRDRFLTNNGYDFQKDIAPWVGNDVTIAILAPATASKAVPKPVTTNEDAASDQQSMVMVLPVKNPEIAKNILAQPKTLKQGKWIDRIYQGIAIKQSEGQTGENLSAALIDGRFLVITDSPKATERAIDAYKNQTSLATTGGFAENFPKISNYQRFGQFYVNVPTAAKIAAASPNRPLPAQVLAQLQNNQGLAGTMTLEAEGIRFKGVSWLNPNSQRVLAVENKAGKMQSRVPAETLMMLSGGNLQRLWGDYVLTSQGNPLSPIAPEQLKGGIKSLTTLDLDKDLLSWMKGEFSLSVIPNTPKEGSPNDFRAGLVFMVQASNAYGGQSLRNSAEASIKQLDDVMRNQYQFQVQPAKVAGQPVVNWVSPYGTLTATHGWLDGDVAFLVVGAPITDKIVPKPNNTLASTIPFQQTVPTEPNPTNGQFFLDVERTVNNFPLPTLIPNQQTLLAATRSIGMTSAVSDSRSNLYDIFIALKKVSNRTPLPSPESNKNNSTR, encoded by the coding sequence ATGGCACCGCCTCTTGTGTCTGTTCCAATGAAGAAAAATAAGAAACCCTCTCTGGTGCTGACGCTCTCGGCTGCTGGGCTATTAATTGGTGCAGGGAGTGTTGCATACTGGTTGTTAAGCCAGAGACAAATATCTTCTGGCGATTTGCTCGTAGGTGCAAATATTATTCCTGGTGATGCACTGTTTGCGGTTTCTCTGACAACAGATCCCCAGCAGTGGCAGAAATTGCGGGAGTTTGGGACAAAAGAAACCCAAGCAGAACTAGACAGAAATTTAGTAGAATTGCGCGATCGCTTTCTCACTAATAATGGTTATGACTTCCAGAAAGATATCGCCCCTTGGGTAGGCAATGACGTTACAATCGCAATTCTTGCCCCAGCGACAGCAAGCAAAGCTGTACCCAAACCAGTTACCACTAATGAAGATGCTGCCAGCGATCAGCAGTCGATGGTAATGGTATTACCAGTAAAAAATCCAGAAATCGCCAAAAACATTTTGGCACAACCCAAAACCCTTAAACAAGGTAAATGGATTGACCGTATTTATCAAGGGATCGCCATCAAACAAAGTGAAGGGCAAACAGGGGAAAACTTATCAGCAGCATTAATAGATGGGCGTTTTTTAGTCATAACTGATAGTCCCAAAGCCACAGAACGAGCGATCGATGCCTACAAAAATCAAACATCCCTGGCGACAACAGGGGGCTTTGCTGAGAATTTTCCGAAAATTTCCAATTATCAACGCTTTGGCCAGTTTTACGTCAATGTGCCAACAGCAGCTAAAATAGCCGCAGCTTCTCCAAACCGGCCTTTACCCGCTCAAGTTTTAGCTCAACTGCAAAATAACCAAGGTTTAGCAGGGACAATGACTTTAGAGGCAGAAGGAATCCGCTTCAAGGGCGTTTCTTGGCTAAATCCTAATAGTCAACGCGTGCTGGCGGTGGAAAATAAAGCTGGGAAAATGCAAAGTCGCGTACCAGCAGAAACCTTAATGATGCTTTCGGGAGGAAACTTACAGAGGTTGTGGGGAGATTACGTTTTAACATCTCAAGGAAATCCCCTCTCACCGATCGCACCAGAACAACTCAAAGGTGGGATAAAATCTCTTACCACTCTAGATTTAGATAAGGATTTGCTCAGTTGGATGAAAGGCGAGTTTTCCTTATCAGTGATTCCTAATACTCCCAAAGAAGGTTCACCAAATGATTTTCGTGCGGGTTTGGTGTTCATGGTACAGGCCAGCAATGCCTACGGCGGGCAAAGCCTACGCAATTCAGCCGAAGCATCCATAAAACAATTGGATGATGTGATGAGAAATCAATACCAATTCCAAGTGCAACCTGCAAAAGTTGCAGGGCAACCTGTTGTCAACTGGGTTTCACCTTATGGTACTTTAACTGCCACCCACGGTTGGTTAGATGGAGATGTGGCCTTTTTAGTAGTGGGCGCTCCCATCACTGATAAAATTGTTCCCAAGCCCAACAACACACTAGCTAGCACGATCCCATTCCAACAAACAGTTCCTACAGAACCAAATCCAACAAATGGTCAATTTTTTCTGGATGTGGAACGAACTGTGAACAATTTCCCTTTACCAACTCTAATTCCCAATCAACAAACTTTGCTAGCTGCAACACGCTCAATTGGGATGACATCTGCTGTCAGCGACAGTCGTAGTAACCTCTACGACATTTTTATAGCACTTAAGAAAGTTAGTAATAGGACTCCCTTGCCTAGTCCAGAAAGCAATAAGAACAACTCTACTAGATAG
- the ccsB gene encoding c-type cytochrome biogenesis protein CcsB: MNLVVLQNWLDNASFAILFLTMLVYWGGAAFPNLPYLAALGTAGMAIANLCMATLLGARWIEAGYFPLSNLYESLFFLTWGITTVHLIAESSSRSRLVGVVTAPVAMLIAAFATMTLPSQMQASEPLVPALKSNWLMMHVSVMMLSYSALMVGALLAIAFLIVTRGQNIQLQGSSVGTGGYRSNGYRLHKAAELISQPPAPSAENNGFARFESSSNGNGNANTAVLNLVTTSEPQTVASAEPLSPQRLSLAETLDNISYRIIGLGFPLLTIGIIAGGVWANEAWGSYWSWDPKETWALITWLVFAAYLHARITRGWQGRRPAILAATGFVVVWICYLGVNLLGKGLHSYGWFF, from the coding sequence ATGAATCTGGTTGTACTCCAGAACTGGCTGGACAATGCCTCCTTTGCCATATTATTCCTAACAATGCTGGTGTATTGGGGAGGAGCGGCTTTTCCGAATCTGCCTTATCTAGCCGCTTTGGGGACAGCTGGGATGGCGATCGCTAATTTGTGCATGGCGACTCTACTAGGGGCAAGATGGATAGAAGCTGGTTACTTTCCCCTAAGTAATCTCTATGAATCCCTGTTTTTCTTAACTTGGGGAATTACTACCGTCCATCTAATTGCTGAAAGTAGTAGCCGTAGCCGCTTAGTAGGAGTTGTTACAGCTCCGGTGGCAATGTTGATCGCTGCTTTTGCGACGATGACATTACCATCCCAGATGCAAGCGTCAGAACCCCTAGTACCTGCCTTGAAGTCAAATTGGCTGATGATGCATGTCAGCGTCATGATGTTGAGTTATTCTGCTTTGATGGTGGGTGCGTTATTAGCGATCGCTTTTCTGATTGTCACTCGCGGTCAAAACATCCAACTACAAGGTAGTTCTGTCGGTACTGGTGGCTATCGCAGCAATGGCTACCGCTTGCACAAAGCAGCTGAACTAATTTCTCAACCACCAGCCCCTTCTGCTGAAAATAACGGCTTTGCTCGTTTTGAAAGTAGTAGCAACGGCAACGGTAACGCTAACACCGCCGTTTTGAATTTAGTAACTACTTCTGAACCTCAAACAGTAGCATCAGCCGAACCTCTTTCACCTCAGCGCCTTAGCCTTGCCGAAACCCTCGACAACATCAGCTATCGCATCATCGGACTCGGATTTCCCTTATTGACAATTGGTATTATTGCCGGTGGCGTTTGGGCTAACGAAGCTTGGGGTTCTTACTGGAGTTGGGACCCTAAAGAAACTTGGGCATTAATCACCTGGTTAGTATTCGCCGCCTATCTCCACGCCCGAATCACTCGCGGTTGGCAAGGCCGCCGTCCCGCAATTTTAGCCGCCACTGGCTTTGTTGTTGTTTGGATTTGCTATCTCGGTGTGAATCTTTTGGGTAAAGGTTTGCATTCTTACGGCTGGTTCTTTTAA
- a CDS encoding KGK domain-containing protein has protein sequence MEDGFERLNHDEVVSIEPDTFNKLDIAKTFKVRDLITAIKEYIGAEETDEVNLYTQGLNCEVLQFSTQGWKKGKVRLALEFCPDESESPLDEIFQKLKQVEK, from the coding sequence ATGGAAGATGGATTTGAGAGACTTAATCACGATGAAGTTGTGTCTATAGAACCAGACACTTTTAATAAATTAGATATTGCTAAAACTTTTAAAGTCCGTGATTTGATTACCGCAATTAAGGAATATATTGGAGCAGAGGAGACAGATGAAGTAAATTTGTATACTCAAGGATTAAATTGCGAAGTTTTGCAATTTAGTACTCAAGGATGGAAGAAAGGAAAAGTTAGACTTGCTTTAGAATTTTGTCCTGATGAATCAGAATCACCCCTTGATGAGATTTTTCAAAAGCTCAAACAAGTAGAAAAATAA